One Merismopedia glauca CCAP 1448/3 genomic window carries:
- a CDS encoding Uma2 family endonuclease: MKAIAPPINPTLVLDTDCVKLWTVEEYYRLWELGLIGVNERCELIAGQILLMAAKGTNHVLALRLLASALGTLIDDSVAFISTQDPIHLDDFSEPEPDLAIVRGTILDYGVSHPHPEDILLVVEVADSTLKIDCEVKAQLYAIANIREYWVLDLKNRQLVVFRNPSESGYRDRQSVDATGVVSPVGLGNISLSIAAMLPPEKK, translated from the coding sequence ATGAAAGCGATCGCTCCTCCAATTAACCCAACTTTAGTTTTAGATACCGATTGCGTGAAACTGTGGACGGTGGAGGAATACTATCGTCTCTGGGAGTTAGGGTTAATCGGGGTTAACGAAAGATGCGAATTGATAGCAGGACAAATTCTACTAATGGCGGCGAAAGGAACCAATCACGTACTGGCGCTGCGGTTATTAGCAAGTGCGCTAGGTACTTTAATTGACGATTCAGTAGCATTCATCAGTACCCAAGACCCCATTCATCTGGACGATTTTTCCGAACCCGAACCAGATTTGGCGATCGTCAGGGGAACCATCTTGGACTATGGCGTGAGCCATCCCCACCCTGAAGATATTTTGCTAGTGGTAGAAGTGGCAGACTCTACCTTAAAAATTGACTGTGAGGTGAAAGCTCAACTCTACGCTATCGCAAATATCCGCGAATATTGGGTATTAGATCTAAAGAACCGTCAATTAGTGGTGTTTCGGAATCCCTCTGAGTCAGGTTATCGCGACCGCCAGAGTGTAGATGCTACTGGCGTAGTTTCTCCTGTAGGGCTGGGCAACATCAGCTTATCGATAGCAGCGATGTTACCCCCAGAAAAAAAATAA